Genomic segment of Verrucomicrobium sp.:
ACGCTGCTGGAGGCCGACTTCCCCGCCCCCGTCCGGGAGGCCGCCCTGCGCCGCTTCCTCCAATACGCCGGGGACACCGGCGGCGGCGAGGCGCTCGACATCCTCCTCTCCACCCAGGACATCGCCCGCGTCACGCCGGAGGAGATCGAGCGGATGTACCACCTGAAGACGACGCGCTACACCTTCGAGGCGCCCCTCCTCCTGGGCGCGCTCCTGGCGGGAGCGCCCGCGGAGACGGCCGAGGCCCTCGCGGCGTCCGCCGAGCTCCTCGGCCTCGCCTTTCAGATCCGCAACGACCTGGAGGAATACGCCCACTTCGACCTGCTCGACCCCGCCCTTCAAACCGACCTGCTGGAGGGGAAGAAGACCCTCCTCCTCCGCGCGGCCTACGAGGGGCTGGGCGAGACCGACCGCTCCTTCCTCCAGCTTTGCCTCGACGCGCCCGGCAGCCGGGGCGTCTCCCTGCGGAAAATCCGCGAGCTGATCGAGAAATCGGGCGCCGCCGCCACGCTGGAGCGGCGGCAGGAGGAACTGCTGGCCCGCGCCCAGGCGGGCCCCGCGCCGTGCGGGGAGGTCGTCTCCCTGGCCCGGCGCATCCTGCGCGGATGAGAGAAGCCGCCGCGCCCCCCCTGTGGCAGGGGGCCGTCGCCTCCGAGGCGGCCTGGGAACGCCTCGTCGCCCCGTGCGAGGAGATGACCCGCCGCCACGCCCGCAGCTTCTACTACGCCTCCCATTCCCTGCCGCGCGGCAAGCGCCAGGCGGCCTACGCCGTCTACGCCTTCTGCCGCCACGTCGACGACGCCGTGGACCTGGCCCCGGACGGCGCCGCCCTGGCCGCCGCTCTCGACCGCCAGCGCACCCTCCTGGACGACTTGGAGCGGGGCCGCGCCGGGAGCCTGCCGTGGGCGCCCGCCTTCATCGCCGTCTGGCGCTGGGCCCGCATCCCGCGCCGCTACCTGGAAGACCTCCTCGCCGGCATGGCCATGGACCGGGGCCGCGTCCGGCTGCAAAACTGGGCCGAGCTGGAACGCTACTGCTACCACGTCGCCGGGGTCGTCGGCCTGGTCATGACCCACGTCTTCCTGCGGGAGCCGGAGGAGCGCCTCCTGCTCCCCGCCCGGGACCTCGGCACCGCCATGCAGCTGACCAACATCCTGCGCGACGTGGGGGAGGACTTCTCCCGGGACCGCGTCTACCTCCCCGCCGACGAGCTGGCCGCCCACGGCGTGACGGAGGCCGACCTGGCCGCGGGCCGCGTCACCCCCGCCTGGCGGGCATTCATGGCCGTCCAGATCGCCCGCGCGCGGGACCACTACCGGCGGGCGGAGCCGGGCATCGACGCGCTGCCGCGCGACGGCACCCGCCGCACCGTCTGGACGATGCGGGAGGTCTACGGCGGCATCCTGGGCCGGATCGAGGCGGCCGGCAGCGACGTCTTCACCCGCCGGGCCCGCGTCGGCGCGGCGGGCAAGGCACTGCTGGCCTTCCGCGCGTGGAGGAAAAGCCGGTGATCCCCGCCCGGCCCAGCCGCGTCCTGGACGCGCTCTTCTACCCCTACCTGCGGCGCAAGCTGCGGCAGCGGTTCCAGAACGTCTACCTGCGCGGGGCCGGCCGTCTGGCCGCGCTCCCGGCGGACCGTCCCGTGATCGCCTACGCCAACCACACGAACTGGTGGGACCTCCTCCTCCTCTACCGCCTGACCCGGGAGATCCCGAAGCGGTGCTACGGCATGATGGAGGAGAAGCACCTCCGCAAGTATCCCTTCTTCCGCGCCATCGGCGGCTTCGGCGTCGACCTGGAGCGGCCCGATCCCGCCGCCCTCCGCTACGCCCTGCGCCTATTGGACGACCCGCGCGCCCTTCTCTGGATCTTTCCCCAGGGACGGCTGGCGACGCCCTACGAGCCCTTGGAAATCCGGCCCGGCCTCCCCTTCCTCTGCCGCCGGGCCCCGCGCGCCGTGATCCTGCCCGTCGCCTTCCGCTACGAGTTCTTCCGGGACGACCTGCCCGTGGCTTTGATCGAAATCGGCGCGCCGCTGGAGAGTCCGGACGCGGAGACGCTCCGCGCGGCGGGCCAGGCCGCCGCCGACCGCCTGGCGGAGGCCGCCCGCGCGCGGGACCTCGCCGGCTTCGCCCCCCTGCTGCCGCCCCGCCTTTCCATCAACAAAAAATGGGAATGGGCCTGCCGCGCCGCGACGGGTAGGCTCCGCGGCTTCGATCCCAGCAATTAGACCATGCACCTGCTCCACACCCTCGACCTCGCCATCCTGCGCCAGATCAACCTGGCCTGGGCCAACCCCTTCTTCGACCGGCTGATGCCGATCGTCTCCGATCCCAATTTCTTCCGCTGGCCCATCCTGATCGCGGCGGTCCTCTTCCTCCTCTTCGGCGGGTTCCGGGGGCGGGTTTTCGTCTTCCTCATCCTGCTGGCCGTGGGCGTGGGAGACGGCGTCATCGTGGAGCACGGGAAGAAATGGGTCCGCCGCGCGCGGCCGAACGAGGCGATCGCCGGGCTGCGCATGCCCAGCCGCCAGGGGCTGAAGGAATCCCAGGTCCTCCCCCATCCCGGGCGGCGCTCCTTCCCCTCCGGCCACACGTGCAACAACGTGGCCCTGGCCGTCGTCGCCTGCGCGGTCTACGGCCTGCGCCGGGCCTGGTGGCTTTGGCTCTGGGCGGCGCTCATGGGCTATTCCCGCGTCTACCTGGCCGCCCACTATCCCACGGACGTCTTCTTCTCCGCCCTCTTCTCCGCCGCCTATACCCTGGCCCTGCTGGCCCTGGCGCGGCTGGCCTGGAACCACTGGACGCCGCGCCGCTGGCGGGCAGCCCATCCGGATTTGTTGCCCCTCTGGGGCAAGGCGGCCTAGTCTTCCCGCATGCTCTACCGCGCCGCCGTCGTCCTGGCCGGGGACGGGATCCCCGTCGCCGACGGAGCCGTGCGCGTGGAAGGGGAGCGGATCGCCGCCGTCGGCCCCGCCGCGGAATTGCCGCCGCTGCCGGGCGAGGAGGTCCGCGACCTGGGCCCGCAGGTCCTCTCCCCCGGCTTCATCAACGCCCACTGCCACCTGGACTACTCCCGCATGCGCGGCCTCCTGCCGGGGCAGCGCTTCGTCCGGTGGATCGAGTCGATCAACGCCCTCAAGCGGAGCTTTTCCGACGACGACTACCTGGAGGCGATCGCCTACGGCTTCACCCTCCTCCAGCAGGGCGGGACGACGACGGTAGCCAACATCGAGAGCTTCCCGGAGCTGCTCCCCCGCCTGGGCCCGCCGCCGATCCGCGCCTGGTGGTTCCTGGAGCTGACCGACCTGCGCCAGCGCGTCCCGCAGGACGAATACTACTTCGGCATGCTCTCCTTCTTTCAGGAGCGGACCGACTGGCTGGGCGGCTTCGGCCTTTCCCCGCACTCCCCCTACACCGCCTCCCTGGACCTCTACCACCTGGCCAAGCGGTGCAGCGAGGAATACGGGATGCCCTTCACCACCCACATCGCCGAATCCCTGGAGGAACAGGAGATGTTCCTCTACGGCCAGGGGCCCCTCTACGAGATGATGCACAAGCTGGGCCGGGACACCTCCGACTGCGGCCAGGGCTCCCCCCTCTCCCACCTGGTCGAGAACGGCCTCCTCACCCCGCGCTGCCTGGCCGTCCACCTCAACTACCTCCAGGAATACGACTGGCCGCTGCTCGTCGCCAGCGGGGCCAGCGTCGTCCACTGCCCGAAGTCCCACGCCTACTTCGGCTACGCCCCCTTCGAGCTGGAGCGGATGCAGGGGGAAGGGATCAACCTCTGCCTGGCCACCGACAGCCTGGCCAGCAACACCAGCCTGGACCTCCGCGCGGAGGCGCGCGCCGCGATCGCCGCGCACCCGGGCCTGACGGACGCCGACGCCTGGCGGATGATCACCCGCAACCCGGCCCGCGCCCTGGGCCAGGCCGGGCGGCTGGGGGAAATCTCCCCCGGCGCGCTGGCCGACCTCGTCGCCTTCCCCTTCCTTCCCCATGGCGACCCGTTCGCCAGCCTGCTGGAATCGGCCGGCAGACCCGGCCTCCTCGTCGTCAACGGCCAGGCCCTCTCCGTGCCATGAGCGGCCGCGCGGTCATCACCGGCGGCGCGGGCCACCTGGCCCGCGCGGCGGCCCACGAGCTGGAAGCGGCGGGCTGGCACGTGGATCGGCCCGGGCGCGAGGCGCTCGACGTCCTGGAGGAAAACTCCGTCGACGCCTATTTCTCCGCGCGCCCGGAGCCCCTGGACCTCCTCATCGCCAACGCCGGGGTGATCGACGACCGCCCCGTCCCCTCCCTGACGGAGGCCTCCTGGGACCGCGTGGTGGGGACCAACCTGCGCGGGGCCTTCCTCTGCGCCCGCGCCGCCCTGCCGCTCCTGCGCGCCGCGCGGGGGCAGATCCTCTTCCTCGGCTCCCGCTCCGCCCGCA
This window contains:
- a CDS encoding lysophospholipid acyltransferase family protein, which encodes MEEKPVIPARPSRVLDALFYPYLRRKLRQRFQNVYLRGAGRLAALPADRPVIAYANHTNWWDLLLLYRLTREIPKRCYGMMEEKHLRKYPFFRAIGGFGVDLERPDPAALRYALRLLDDPRALLWIFPQGRLATPYEPLEIRPGLPFLCRRAPRAVILPVAFRYEFFRDDLPVALIEIGAPLESPDAETLRAAGQAAADRLAEAARARDLAGFAPLLPPRLSINKKWEWACRAATGRLRGFDPSN
- a CDS encoding phosphatase PAP2 family protein: MHLLHTLDLAILRQINLAWANPFFDRLMPIVSDPNFFRWPILIAAVLFLLFGGFRGRVFVFLILLAVGVGDGVIVEHGKKWVRRARPNEAIAGLRMPSRQGLKESQVLPHPGRRSFPSGHTCNNVALAVVACAVYGLRRAWWLWLWAALMGYSRVYLAAHYPTDVFFSALFSAAYTLALLALARLAWNHWTPRRWRAAHPDLLPLWGKAA
- a CDS encoding phytoene/squalene synthase family protein, with translation MREAAAPPLWQGAVASEAAWERLVAPCEEMTRRHARSFYYASHSLPRGKRQAAYAVYAFCRHVDDAVDLAPDGAALAAALDRQRTLLDDLERGRAGSLPWAPAFIAVWRWARIPRRYLEDLLAGMAMDRGRVRLQNWAELERYCYHVAGVVGLVMTHVFLREPEERLLLPARDLGTAMQLTNILRDVGEDFSRDRVYLPADELAAHGVTEADLAAGRVTPAWRAFMAVQIARARDHYRRAEPGIDALPRDGTRRTVWTMREVYGGILGRIEAAGSDVFTRRARVGAAGKALLAFRAWRKSR
- a CDS encoding amidohydrolase family protein, translating into MLYRAAVVLAGDGIPVADGAVRVEGERIAAVGPAAELPPLPGEEVRDLGPQVLSPGFINAHCHLDYSRMRGLLPGQRFVRWIESINALKRSFSDDDYLEAIAYGFTLLQQGGTTTVANIESFPELLPRLGPPPIRAWWFLELTDLRQRVPQDEYYFGMLSFFQERTDWLGGFGLSPHSPYTASLDLYHLAKRCSEEYGMPFTTHIAESLEEQEMFLYGQGPLYEMMHKLGRDTSDCGQGSPLSHLVENGLLTPRCLAVHLNYLQEYDWPLLVASGASVVHCPKSHAYFGYAPFELERMQGEGINLCLATDSLASNTSLDLRAEARAAIAAHPGLTDADAWRMITRNPARALGQAGRLGEISPGALADLVAFPFLPHGDPFASLLESAGRPGLLVVNGQALSVP
- a CDS encoding polyprenyl synthetase family protein, which translates into the protein MTAALLPDLQEASARLEEFLSGFLHRNAERYAYGALFEPLYDDLAEHLLHRGKRLRPLLFLGTYRLCGGARPWNDPGLLSAAAALELLHSFILIHDDVIDRAERRRGRPTLHRRMAERLGRLPGADRLGENLAVVLGDMLHALAVDTLLEADFPAPVREAALRRFLQYAGDTGGGEALDILLSTQDIARVTPEEIERMYHLKTTRYTFEAPLLLGALLAGAPAETAEALAASAELLGLAFQIRNDLEEYAHFDLLDPALQTDLLEGKKTLLLRAAYEGLGETDRSFLQLCLDAPGSRGVSLRKIRELIEKSGAAATLERRQEELLARAQAGPAPCGEVVSLARRILRG
- a CDS encoding SDR family oxidoreductase, with the translated sequence MSGRAVITGGAGHLARAAAHELEAAGWHVDRPGREALDVLEENSVDAYFSARPEPLDLLIANAGVIDDRPVPSLTEASWDRVVGTNLRGAFLCARAALPLLRAARGQILFLGSRSARSGPAGQAAYAAAKAGLIGFSQSLAREWGPEGIRCNVVLPGFLETRMTDSLTPEARHRALEDHALGRFNTPEEAARGLALLATLKNVSGQVFQFDSRVDRWS